A genomic region of Serinus canaria isolate serCan28SL12 chromosome 1A, serCan2020, whole genome shotgun sequence contains the following coding sequences:
- the KCNA5 gene encoding potassium voltage-gated channel subfamily A member 5 has translation MEIALVTLENGGTTAIAGGDDAAAAGGRARWRGNLLHLAGSPQMSDGKESAPPPPAGDEERERSPPGPRAGGSGGAGGPDERPAELRAAAAPPPRPPPRAPRPAADMGPSEEGGHRRGMAMAAAGDEEEEAAAANPGAMHHQRVLINISGLRFETQLGTLNQFPDTLLGDPDKRIRYFDPLRNEYFFDRNRPSFDGILYFYQSGGKLRRPVNVSIDVFADEIRFYQLGEEAMERFREDEGFIKEEEKPLPRNDFQRQVWLIFEYPESSSSARAIAIVSVLVILISIITFCLETLPEFRDEREMPVPLPPQGGGLNGTPGDSPPMQPPSSLADPFFIIETTCVIWFTFELLVRFFACPSKPEFSRNIMNIIDIVAIIPYFITLGTELAHEQQQPGAGSNNGGGGQQQAMSLAILRVIRLVRVFRIFKLSRHSKGLQILGQTLKASMRELGLLIFFLFIGVILFSSAVYFAEADDPESHFSSIPDAFWWAVVTMTTVGYGDMRPVTVGGKIVGSLCAIAGVLTIALPVPVIVSNFNYFYHRETDHEEQAILKDEHSSAQGSTAGGEVKRRPSKNSLNKSVVHLENSEEFNNGTRSLEKAHIKAKSNVDLRKSLYALCLDTNRETDL, from the coding sequence aTGGAGATCGCGCTGGTGACTTTGGAGAACGGCGGCACCACGGCCATCGCGGGCGGCGACGATGCCGCGGCCGCCGGCGGCCGGGCGCGCTGGCGGGGCAACTTGCTGCACCTCGCCGGCTCGCCGCAGATGAGCGACGGCAAAGAGagcgccccgccgccgcccgcggggGACGAGGAGCGGGAGCGGTCCCCGCCGGGTCCCCGCGCAGGAGGcagcggcggcgcgggcggccCCGACGAGCGGCCGGCGGAGCTCCGCGCAGcagccgcgccgccgccgcggccgccgccccgcgccccgcgccccgccgcgGACATGGGGCCGTCCGAGGAAGGGGGGCACCGCCGGGGCATGGCCATGGCTGCGGCGGGcgacgaggaggaggaggcggctGCGGCCAACCCAGGCGCTATGCACCACCAGCGGGTGCTGATCAACATCTCGGGACTGCGCTTCGAGACGCAGCTGGGCACTCTCAACCAGTTCCCCGACACGCTGCTGGGGGACCCCGACAAGCGCATTCGCTACTTCGACCCGCTCCGCAACGAGTACTTTTTCGACCGCAACCGGCCCAGCTTCGACGGCATCCTCTACTTCTACCAGTCCGGGGGCAAGCTCCGCCGGCCCGTCAATGTCTCCATCGACGTCTTCGCCGACGAGATCCGCTTCTACCAGCTGGGTGAGGAGGCCATGGAGCGGTTCCGGGAGGACGAGGGCTTCATcaaagaggaggagaagcccCTGCCCCGTAATGACTTCCAGCGCCAGGTCTGGCTCATTTTTGAGTACCCCgagagctccagctcagcccgGGCCATCGCCATTGTCTCCGTGCTGGTCATCCTCATCTCCATCATCACTTTCTGCCTGGAGACCCTGCCCGAGTTCAGGGACGAGAGGGAGATGCCCGTACCTCTGCCTCCCCAAGGTGGAGGTTTGAATGGTACACCCGGGGACTCCCCACCCATGCAGCCACCCAGTAGCCTGGCTGACCCCTTCTTCATTATCGAGACCACCTGTGTGATCTGGTTCACCTTTGAGCTCCTCGTGCGCTTCTTTGCCTGCCCCAGCAAGCCCGAGTTCTCCCGCAACATCATGAACATCATCGACATCGTGGCCATCATCCCCTACTTCATCACCCTGGGCACCGAGCTGGCCcacgagcagcagcagcctggggctggcagtAACAATGGGGGTGGGGGCCAGCAGCAAGCCATGTCCCTGGCCATCCTCAGAGTCATCCGCCTGGTCAGAGTCTTCAGGATCTTCAAGCTCTCCAGGCACTCCAAGGGGCTGCAGATCTTAGGACAGACTTTGAAAGCCAGcatgagggagctgggcctcctcatcttcttcctcttcattgGGGTGATTCTCTTCTCCAGCGCCGTCTACTTTGCTGAGGCTGATGACCCCGAGTCTCATTTCTCCAGCATCCCTGATGCTTTCTGGTGGGCTGTGGTAACCATGACTACTGTGGGCTATGGGGACATGAGACCTGTCACTGTGGGGGGCAAGATTGTGGGCTCCTTGTGTGCCATCGCTGGTGTGCTCACCATtgccctccctgtccctgtcatcGTGTCCAACTTCAACTACTTCTACCACCGAGAGACTGACCATGAAGAGCAGGCTATCCTCAAAGATGAGCACAGTAGtgctcagggcagcactgcGGGGGGAGAAGTGAAGAGAAGACCCAGTAAAAACTCCCTGAACAAATCTGTTGTGCACTTGGAAAACAGTGAGGAGTTCAACAATGGCACCAGGTCCTTAGAAAAAGCACATATCAAAGCAAAAAGTAATGTAGATCTCAGAAAATCCCTCTATGCTCTCTGTCTGGACACCAATAGGGAAACAGACCTGTGA